The genomic interval TGCACCTTGAAGCAATGGCTTCGCGCATCCCCTTACGTTTTGCAGAATTACTCGATATCATCTTAGTTATTCTCCTACTGCTCGAATTCGTCTATGAAACTGTCGCCATCGGCCTTTGGAAGGGACGAAAGTGTTACTTCCGGCAACCTTGTTGTCTATTCAACTTCGCGATCCTCGCAGTAGCAATAAGCGAAGTCATCGTCACGTATCTTGCCCGCTGCCATCCACCAGATTACATACCTCAAGTCTCGTGGTATACATCCGAAGTAGCGCTCTTCTTTGAGTTGGTCCGCAAGCTACGCGTTCTACGACTCTTTGAAACAAAAACGTGCAAACTCGCATTCACCATCTTCAGAAAATGCGTAGCGAATCTACTGGCCTTGGCCGgcctcgtcttcatctttgtcttcttctacCTCATTGTCTACTTCCACACGTACGGCTACACTCAGTTCAACGTATGCCATACGCAAGTAACTGAAAAGACACAGATCTCCCAGGCGGCGTCCCCGTCAGTGACGTTCTCACATGATACGGCAGACGCTTCGTTAATGTGTAACGCGGAGAGTGGATACTGGGAATATGACCTCAGCCAAGAGTACCTGTGTCGGCCAGATCTGCCATGCCGCGACGGGACGGAGTGCCGAAATATCTTCACTCTCCCTAGAGAGTCGACGCTTTGTTCATCTTCGCAAATATTCAAACTTCAGCAGAAAGGGTGGTCTTCAATGTACGACACACCTCTGGGCGACTGGGGAATGACAGGGTTCCACAATGCGTTTTCCGCCCTCATAAGCTTCCTTCAGTGTGTGACGCTCGAAGGCTGGTCAGAAGTGATGTACCGTTTGGCCGACGGCGATGGTACATTCCGCGGCGTGCTGATTTACATCCTTCACCATTCTGTGGTGATCCTCGGGAATCTGCTTTTAATGAACCTCGTAGTCGCCGTCATGTGGGAAAGTACCCTGCTCCAAACGAACAAGTCACGGGCAGTCGatgcgaagaaagaggatcTACAGATGTTTGAGATTTTGGGGTTGGAATGGATCCGTTTTCTGTTGCAAAAGGCAGAAGACAATGAAGTCCTTCGAAGCGAAGCAAAAATCATGGAATTTCTCCTTGTCCATCGCCATGGCGTGCCGAGACAAAGTGAAGAGGTCGCCACTGGGGAGACAGACCTGAGGGACGAGGATGACTGTTCCTCGAAACTCGGGCGGTGCTGGATCTCGGTGTGGCAGACAGTCTATACAATCGTTGCGCGCAAGCAATACGCGACATTAGTGTTCCTCATATCTGCAGCAGATGCACTTTTTATAATTATTGCCGACGCTGTAGAGCTGATGGACACTTATAGATCCGTAAACTGTTTCTTCGTCATGTGCTATACGGTCGATGCCATTCTCCAGCTTGTCGCCTTCGGCTGCCGGGAGTTTGTCCGAGACGGGTTCAAGATATTCGATCTCGTTCTTGCCGTTGTCGGTGTCATCGAGGTGCTGTTCAGTCTCGTCGTGTGCGGCGGCTTTGCCACTTGCTACGATGCCGACGCGGACAACGCCAGGGACGTCGTGAAGACGGTTGACCTCGTTCTGAATGTCCTGCATAGTTTCCGCTTATTTAAACTAGTGAGGAACTTCACTTCCCTGCGGCTTCTGCTAGAAGTTATTGCCGACTTACTTCGTagcgttgtcttcttctaCGCGTTGTTGTTGTTCCACGTCTATGTCTTCGCGACCGTTGGCTTTGCCCTCTTTTTCGACCCAAAGTACGGCGCAGACGTGTGGTCGATTGAGGTAACGAAGTACAGCAATTTCAAAACCATCTGGCAAGCCCTTCTGCTAGTTTTCGGTCTGCTCACCGGGGAAAGCTGGAATGTAGCGATGCGCGAGTTCTATAGTGTCTACATTGCGGATGCTCAAGCCATTCCTGGAAGCGCTCTTTCGTCAAATGTGATTTTCGAGAGTAGTGCGAACATCTACATaatctgtatgtatatttttGTCGCAGTGCTGTTCCTCTGTTGCTTTATCTACAACGTTTTCGGTGCTGTGCTCATCGGTCAGTATGTCACAGCGCGCAAAATGGTCTTCAATTCACACATCTTCCAGTTCATCAAACTTTGCCGGGAACTGGGGATCGAGATGCCGACTCGCGCAGCGttagacagagagaacttGCAAAGGATGTATTCTTTGGCGTCACCTAGAATGGTGGGTCAAAAGAAAGCGCGGAGAGCTTTAAGTGAATTTCTTCGACCTCGATCTTGGTCGAACCAGGAGCGGCTCGGCTTCTCCAAAGCATCTACTGGTGCCGCCTGGATGATACACCGGCTTACACGATCAATCTCTAGAGCTTCAACGTTACGACGTCGTAGTCAAAGGCTCTCCTCTGAAGGCAGGAGAACCACCAAAAGGAAAGCGGGCAAGGCCAGACAAGGCCAAAGGATTCCAGACACCCAGCGCCAGCAGCGAGCTTATCGAGTGTTGGCTGATGTCTTTCCGTGGCGGCAGAAAAAGGGACGTAGTAAACAAGGTGGACCATACTCAGCAATTGAAGGGAAAAACGTTGCAGGACAGGGAATCAGACTTGGTGCTACTGGCGATTGCCGCGGCAAGGAACGCCGTGTCGCAAGAccttcggcttctctttcttcctcaagCATCAGCGAGCGACAGTGCAGCACGAGGGCTGACAACTTCGGGGGGCTCTGGGCTGTTGGCCACGACGTGAGACCAGGTGATGGCGCAGGCATTTTTTACCGCGCGGACACGCCGTCCGGCCTTCCTGCCACTGGTAAGGCGCCACACTCGGCAGACcgtctctgaagaagagatggaAAAAGGAACTGGGATTTGCGTTCACCTGGCGATGATTTCTCAATCTTCACTTCAGTACGTAACGTGCTTTCTCGGAACCCCGCAAGCCTCAGGATCCCCTGAGAGCAAGATTGGGGAGTGGCAGCATCGTAGACCAGCCGAGAGACTCGGAGAAATTCCGGCACTGTAGTGTGATTTGTCGTCAAGTTCTTGCTGCTTTCGCCAACATGTCCTGTGGTGGCTGTCGGATGCAGTAGCAGTTTGCCGTCAGTCGTGTGTATTCATCCCGCAAGCTGTTATCTGACCTCGGAAGACGGGGTTCTCAGCCATTCTGTCCACGTCATGGCGGGAACGTAAGGTGCATTTCTTGCACACGTTTTTGCAAAGCACCGCCATACCGATGTGCAATATATGCAATATCGTAGGGCACTGAAATCTAACACATTTATAACAGCTTCAAACTGTCGTCCCTCGTGGATTCAGACCGTGGTTTTGAGGCCAAACAAGGCCCGTATCGTAGATGTAGACACAGACGTCGTGGTTGAGTATGGCATTTTCAGCTGTTCACGAAACGAATTGCGGTTCAAGTGTGATGCAGACTTGGTTGAGTGTATAGGAAGACAGAGATAGCTTTGTTAAGCAACCGTCTCAGATAGATCGGCAGGTAGATACGTGTCTTCTTACAGCTGCAAGTTTGTATAAtaacatgcatgcgcgtctctATGCTTGTACAAATATCTTATTATATGCCTCTCAGCATGGGCAACCATCTTGACGTACCTCGTTATTAACTCGAATTCATAAGGAACCAGGTAGAAGCACGTTCATCGCCGGGCGACTACGTTGGTGGTCGCATGTCTGCATGTACGTGTGAAGTAAACTGCGAATTTACACCTATGCATTTAGTCGCGTAGAGTGGTAATAGAGCATTTGTTATGGGGTTCAAATGTTGCCTTGGATAGTTGCGCTTTTTTGAGCAAACCCGCGGAGATTCTTGATTTCATTCATGTGTGCCTGCAGAACACAGGGCCGCCAGCGAGGAGACTGACTTAGGCGGCTCCCTGTCTTTTTGTGAGTCCGTTTGCTACCTGTTCAGCCTCTCCTTGATATATTTCTGTGACACAATCATTCGACTTGTCTCTTGTCCCTTCAAGCGGCTGAATGCGCGCATCGTTTCGTACGACATACAACGCCCCGACGCAATCGTTGATTTCATCCGGTTCATTCTCGTTGACGAGGGGCTCGTTGACGCCAGCAAAAAGACGGTAGTGCGTGCTTCAGGTTCACGCCGCAGAGGCAAGCCAGGGTCTATGGGCGACAGCAGTAGCGCGTCGGAGATTCCAGATGTGGGTCTGGAGTTTTTTCAAGGCGGACGTGTCAGCACGTTCCTCAGGCAGGTGATGAATGGGACAGCCTACCGCTGGATCGTGGCGGGACTCGACATCGCGTCCCTTGCCTGTCTCGTTGTCGAGTGCATGCTGACCGACAACTACGAGACACGGAAGGTCTTTGGCGTGCTCGAATGGGTTTTTGCGTGCGTGTTTCTCCTTGAGGCTCTCCTGAGAATTTCCGCTTACGGCTGCTGTCGAGGAAGATGTGTTGCTTTGGATTCAGTGGCCACGCGCACTGCCTTCGCTGTGTCACTTTTGTCTTGCATTTTACTCATCGTCAATCAGGTTTTCTTTGTTATTGAGGGTCCAGACTCTGCGATTACCTTTGTCTGGCAACTCCCATTGTTCCGAGTGGTCAAGGTGTTGAGGTCTCTTCGATCGTTTCTTTTATTCTCGCTTGTAGAAATGTGGGGAGTGCGTCTCGTAGTTCGTTCCTTAGTCGCTTGCAGAAGGAGCCTACTCAtactctctgctttcctgaCTCTCGTCTATATAATCTTCGCGCTAATATTCTCTCGAATCATACGCGTCGACTACGTACCTCCTGAGGATCCGAATGAAGTCGCATACACCTTTCGGACTTTCAAGGATGGGTGGTTAGGCGTCTTCGTCCTGGCAACAAACGAAGGCTGGCCTTTGCTACTGGCCAAGGTACTCGACCGTTCCCCAACGCAACGAGTGACGCTTACTGTCCTTTTCTTTATATTCATTTCCACTGTCTCCATTTTCGCGGTGAAGATGTGTGTGGGCATTATCGTTGACGCTTCCCGTCGGAAGAAGGCCCGAATGGAAATGGAAGGTAGTCTGCTAAGCGCTACCGTTCATAAGTGGATCGAAATTCAGGAGCTTCTCTTCAATGCCCCGCTTCAGCATGGTGATACAATGCCCGATTTTACTAATGCAGACAGTAAAAAAGTCGCTTTCGTCCGGAAGAAGCTTGCAGCTATTGTGACTAGCGAGTGGTTCAGAATTGTGGTCGCACTTCACACGTGCATTTGCTGTCTTCTACTTTTCTTGTACGGTCCCTGGTATGATCTGACTCTTGGGCCGTACCACCAGAACAGGCGAGTGTATCTCCACATCGCCTTGGTCGGTATGTcactcttttttttcttcgagatTGGTGTAAAGATCTTTGTACGCGGCCAACTCTTCTTTCGTGACACTTTAGACATCATGGATGCCATCGTCTGCTGCTTGCTCATTGGAATATTTGTCGTCGACGTTGTGTGGTGGACTTTGTGGCGCCTGCCT from Toxoplasma gondii ME49 chromosome VIIa, whole genome shotgun sequence carries:
- a CDS encoding transporter, cation channel family protein (encoded by transcript TGME49_205265~Predicted trans-membrane domain (TMHMM2.0):79-102:114-134:183-206:358-381:486-509:515-535:549-572:623-646:668-688:725-748:1122-1142:1154-1177:1191-1214:1268-1291:1346-1369:1436-1459:1473-1496:1508-1531:1574-1597:1647-1670), translating into MICIYAYEEILRFFSCGSTRDYARKSYNVFNPNNRFRRICTLLKGSTTLKYLLITYACTNELVHLEAMASRIPLRFAELLDIILVILLLLEFVYETVAIGLWKGRKCYFRQPCCLFNFAILAVAISEVIVTYLARCHPPDYIPQVSWYTSEVALFFELVRKLRVLRLFETKTCKLAFTIFRKCVANLLALAGLVFIFVFFYLIVYFHTYGYTQFNVCHTQVTEKTQISQAASPSVTFSHDTADASLMCNAESGYWEYDLSQEYLCRPDLPCRDGTECRNIFTLPRESTLCSSSQIFKLQQKGWSSMYDTPLGDWGMTGFHNAFSALISFLQCVTLEGWSEVMYRLADGDGTFRGVLIYILHHSVVILGNLLLMNLVVAVMWESTLLQTNKSRAVDAKKEDLQMFEILGLEWIRFLLQKAEDNEVLRSEAKIMEFLLVHRHGVPRQSEEVATGETDLRDEDDCSSKLGRCWISVWQTVYTIVARKQYATLVFLISAADALFIIIADAVELMDTYRSVNCFFVMCYTVDAILQLVAFGCREFVRDGFKIFDLVLAVVGVIEVLFSLVVCGGFATCYDADADNARDVVKTVDLVLNVLHSFRLFKLVRNFTSLRLLLEVIADLLRSVVFFYALLLFHVYVFATVGFALFFDPKYGADVWSIEVTKYSNFKTIWQALLLVFGLLTGESWNVAMREFYSVYIADAQAIPGSALSSNVIFESSANIYIICMYIFVAVLFLCCFIYNVFGAVLIGQYVTARKMVFNSHIFQFIKLCRELGIEMPTRAALDRENLQRMYSLASPRMVGQKKARRALSEFLRPRSWSNQERLGFSKASTGAAWMIHRLTRSISRASTLRRRSQRLSSEGRRTTKRKAGKARQGQRIPDTQRQQRAYRVLADVFPWRQKKGRSKQGGPYSAIEGKNVAGQGIRLGATGDCRGKERRVARPSASLSSSSISERQCSTRADNFGGLWAVGHDVRPGDGAGIFYRADTPSGLPATEHRAASEETDLGGSLSFCESVCYLFSLSLIYFCDTIIRLVSCPFKRLNARIVSYDIQRPDAIVDFIRFILVDEGLVDASKKTVVRASGSRRRGKPGSMGDSSSASEIPDVGLEFFQGGRVSTFLRQVMNGTAYRWIVAGLDIASLACLVVECMLTDNYETRKVFGVLEWVFACVFLLEALLRISAYGCCRGRCVALDSVATRTAFAVSLLSCILLIVNQVFFVIEGPDSAITFVWQLPLFRVVKVLRSLRSFLLFSLVEMWGVRLVVRSLVACRRSLLILSAFLTLVYIIFALIFSRIIRVDYVPPEDPNEVAYTFRTFKDGWLGVFVLATNEGWPLLLAKVLDRSPTQRVTLTVLFFIFISTVSIFAVKMCVGIIVDASRRKKARMEMEGSLLSATVHKWIEIQELLFNAPLQHGDTMPDFTNADSKKVAFVRKKLAAIVTSEWFRIVVALHTCICCLLLFLYGPWYDLTLGPYHQNRRVYLHIALVGMSLFFFFEIGVKIFVRGQLFFRDTLDIMDAIVCCLLIGIFVVDVVWWTLWRLPLESLTFWLLSFRLFRVARFLYRQMPFFQTLFTTICRVMKSFLNVLTLLCLSIFFFAMWGVVLFNDAPVEKYFNRHVNFKALTRAMMALVGSCTGEDWHMILQQLRMYYTTTGQNFLAYLVIFFFICFIILVFFILMDLFTAAVLDEYMDTVKDENLWKISHQHRILIERWNPKNEPGNNYKSLDDMVELLSTIDHPIGIKHRYHPGEKRKTILAYIAKYGLPIHEGSRVHLRDAVLNSAKRACEFHAMSHGVMDMQDGQVELNPHLITSWIGKFPEVAHTTAEYDLRHYLAAETIQNWFRKRHMVINGELANPEWCAARVVSFLVEAQTARLHRPSGRNVLRGSLLDHRQSTSGKRRSQPGSQTDSTTGSSRLVTISSGESYETLCASEEPTPMTGGINQARMSLTEPTSARGSASGSSSNSRRGSLRPGNDLDLAPRVLFESCLLVPEGESTKQPSSKERLSVSSMRAGDGLLSATPGENILERRLGPSRPARLADGEGEVRERSNRPKIRRSFIRDGQKRSTAELRVSGDTQRRNSFHECEIGIQTHNETTDQHCLIERGTHLDHGRQGVASNCAVTVTTPPSQMQASEGEDAPRRSLRHHHTRTTSEAYTHGNSRDPQTGEASPFTNMADTYKRYTRTAVTQRRLPSPLTAVSDEVFRESPGSKHEHKKTPQRHTHCNRGAEEGLESSLPNFISDGESSDEKEKVTRWFA